Proteins co-encoded in one Ralstonia sp. RRA genomic window:
- the gspK gene encoding type II secretion system minor pseudopilin GspK, with the protein MARCSSRPLHRGARQRGAAIVTALLVVTLAVVIVSGMLWRQQVEIRAVENQRLKAQATWIARAGIDWARLILRDDLRRTGAVDHLGEIWAVPIQETKLSDFLGSSLRTDTAGEESYLSGRIFDAQARFNLMNLLTMQTLGTRTIVTGRDKDGIKAYGQLLQSLNLDPSLANLTATTLAQMLGGFQSVEGATGGQSGGGDDSGGGGSPGNGPRPLDDVDSLLSIPGYTADTVRKLRPYVIVLPTRTQINANTASAEVLAAVIPSLSLDRARALVQARDRAYFRNIGDVTNQLRGLAPGADTSNISNLLDVQTHYFLVYGMARHERAQLGQVALVSRGDPVNNNATRIVWVRRIDGIPS; encoded by the coding sequence ATGGCGCGATGCTCGTCCAGGCCCCTGCACCGTGGTGCGCGCCAGCGCGGCGCGGCCATCGTCACCGCGCTGCTGGTGGTCACGCTGGCCGTGGTGATCGTCTCGGGCATGCTGTGGCGCCAGCAGGTGGAGATTCGCGCGGTGGAAAACCAGCGCCTGAAGGCGCAGGCCACGTGGATCGCGCGGGCGGGCATCGACTGGGCCCGCCTGATCCTGCGCGACGACCTGCGCCGCACCGGCGCCGTCGACCACCTGGGCGAGATCTGGGCCGTGCCCATTCAGGAGACCAAGCTGTCGGACTTCCTCGGCAGCTCGCTGCGCACGGATACCGCCGGCGAAGAGTCGTACCTCTCGGGCCGCATCTTCGATGCCCAGGCGCGCTTCAACCTGATGAACCTGCTGACGATGCAGACGCTGGGCACGCGCACCATCGTCACCGGCCGCGACAAGGACGGCATCAAGGCTTACGGCCAGCTGTTGCAGTCGCTGAACCTCGACCCGAGCCTGGCCAACCTCACGGCAACGACCCTGGCGCAGATGCTGGGCGGCTTCCAGTCGGTCGAGGGCGCTACCGGTGGGCAATCTGGCGGCGGTGATGACAGCGGCGGTGGCGGTAGCCCTGGCAACGGCCCACGCCCACTCGATGATGTGGATAGCCTACTGTCCATCCCCGGCTATACGGCAGACACCGTGCGCAAGCTGCGCCCCTACGTGATCGTGCTGCCCACGCGCACGCAGATCAACGCCAACACGGCCAGCGCCGAAGTGCTGGCTGCTGTCATCCCCAGCCTGAGCCTGGACCGCGCACGGGCACTGGTGCAGGCGCGCGACCGTGCCTACTTCCGCAACATCGGCGACGTCACCAACCAGCTGCGCGGCTTGGCGCCCGGTGCGGACACCAGCAATATCAGCAACCTGCTCGACGTGCAGACGCACTACTTCCTGGTCTACGGCATGGCCCGCCACGAGCGCGCGCAGCTTGGCCAGGTGGCGCTTGTTTCACGTGGCGATCCGGTCAACAATAACGCGACCCGTATCGTCTGGGTCCGCCGCATCGACGGAATTCCGTCATGA
- the gspL gene encoding type II secretion system protein GspL codes for MTTSLYVRLPHRPIQSPERWQAGALASVPFALVREEGAQGAQRILREGTSRTDELPAADRLILLLPAADVLLVPASVPPLAMPKLRLALPNLVEDRLVQDAQQCHIALGPRLSAAPVRGWRAPREPQSRTLMIADRAWVRFILDNFGAHKHRTCHLLPAQLCLPFETPASVAPSTEAANDAERAEPSLEAPVEPVAAETADAAAAVVAPATIALDAAPPSDPDAPAAVDITVRTGPAEGYGLRLLPANVANWLAIAPTPARLMVSPALRELAPSLSTDPAAATLDWAAWASGARNALATGEADLCQFDFANGGMAGVDWSMWRLPIALAVLLVVVQLIGMNARWLTLRAEQKRLDAAMRTQLQTAFPNTPVILDPPAQMRRQVEQLRLAAGKSAPEDFLPLADRFAQAATSLAPDALLALDYHGRALTVTLKDGTDTNALRTAARNVGLNMDTAEAPRGAEATVPGSRWTVSIAQ; via the coding sequence TTGACGACCTCCCTGTACGTGCGCCTGCCGCACCGGCCCATTCAATCGCCCGAACGCTGGCAAGCGGGTGCGCTCGCGTCCGTGCCGTTTGCGCTGGTGCGCGAGGAAGGCGCACAGGGCGCCCAGCGCATCCTGCGTGAAGGCACCTCGCGTACCGACGAGCTGCCCGCCGCCGACCGCCTGATCCTGCTATTGCCGGCCGCCGACGTCTTGCTGGTACCCGCCAGCGTGCCGCCGCTGGCAATGCCGAAACTGCGCCTGGCCCTGCCCAACCTGGTGGAAGACCGCCTGGTGCAGGACGCGCAGCAATGCCACATCGCCCTCGGCCCGCGCCTCTCCGCGGCCCCTGTCCGTGGCTGGCGTGCCCCGCGTGAGCCACAGTCGCGCACGCTGATGATTGCCGACCGCGCGTGGGTCCGCTTCATCCTCGACAACTTTGGCGCGCACAAGCACCGCACGTGTCACTTGCTGCCTGCGCAGCTTTGCCTGCCGTTTGAAACACCTGCTTCCGTTGCGCCGTCGACGGAAGCCGCCAACGACGCCGAGCGCGCCGAGCCGTCGCTCGAAGCCCCGGTTGAGCCCGTCGCCGCGGAAACAGCAGACGCTGCCGCAGCGGTAGTCGCTCCGGCCACGATTGCACTGGATGCGGCACCGCCATCCGATCCGGATGCGCCTGCGGCCGTCGACATCACCGTCCGCACCGGCCCCGCCGAGGGCTACGGCCTGCGTCTGCTGCCGGCCAACGTCGCCAACTGGCTGGCCATTGCACCCACGCCGGCCCGGCTGATGGTGTCGCCTGCCCTGCGCGAGTTGGCGCCCAGCCTGTCTACGGATCCGGCCGCCGCCACGCTGGACTGGGCAGCATGGGCATCGGGCGCGCGCAATGCACTCGCCACGGGCGAGGCCGACCTCTGCCAGTTCGACTTCGCCAACGGCGGCATGGCCGGCGTGGACTGGTCCATGTGGCGCCTGCCGATCGCGCTGGCCGTGCTGCTCGTGGTTGTGCAGCTCATCGGCATGAACGCACGCTGGCTCACGCTGCGCGCCGAGCAGAAGCGTCTCGATGCTGCCATGCGCACGCAACTGCAGACGGCCTTCCCGAATACGCCGGTGATCCTCGATCCGCCCGCGCAGATGCGCCGCCAAGTTGAGCAGCTGCGCCTGGCCGCCGGTAAATCCGCACCGGAAGATTTCCTGCCGCTGGCCGATCGCTTTGCCCAGGCCGCCACGAGCCTCGCGCCCGACGCGCTGCTCGCACTGGACTACCATGGCCGCGCGCTGACGGTCACGCTCAAGGACGGCACCGACACCAACGCGCTGCGCACCGCCGCCCGCAATGTCGGCCTGAACATGGACACCGCCGAGGCCCCGCGCGGCGCCGAGGCCACCGTGCCTGGCTCGCGCTGGACGGTTTCCATCGCCCAATAA